The Niastella koreensis GR20-10 genome includes a window with the following:
- a CDS encoding winged helix-turn-helix domain-containing protein, giving the protein MKNPIGNLNKIFDSRIRMGVMSILIVNEEVSFNDLKQMLEVTDGNLASHMVNLEENGYIKVHKGFIGRKTNTTYSITRAGEKAFKDHIEALENMIKGMK; this is encoded by the coding sequence ATGAAGAACCCGATTGGAAATCTTAATAAAATTTTTGATAGCCGCATTCGCATGGGGGTCATGAGTATCCTTATTGTGAATGAGGAGGTGAGTTTCAATGACCTTAAACAAATGCTCGAAGTAACGGATGGCAACCTGGCATCGCACATGGTAAACCTGGAAGAAAATGGATACATTAAAGTACATAAAGGATTTATTGGCCGCAAAACCAATACCACCTACAGTATTACCCGGGCAGGCGAAAAAGCATTCAAAGACCATATTGAAGCGCTCGAAAATATGATCAAAGGCATGAAGTAA